The Ooceraea biroi isolate clonal line C1 chromosome 3, Obir_v5.4, whole genome shotgun sequence genome contains the following window.
GCATCGGCAGAAATCTTTCGAACGTTCAATATCGAAAACTTTCTTTGCTCGTGTTAAATTCAAAGACGTGCACGCTTCGTTCGCTACGATTAATTAGACGGTACCGGCGTTAAACGTTAAATATGGTCTTCGTCGGCGCtcctttatatttaaatgagcCTGTGCGCGCATACAAATGAAATGCTCACGAGCCGTATACTGTATCCATCGCGGATAAATTAATCGCATCGCAAAAGGCTCGCATGCACGTTGTCCCCTTCGAGCGAGTCAATGAGCCACCAGTTCATCTAATTTTCATCTGCTTACAGTTGATGCATCGTGAACATCCGCGGTACAAGTTTCAACTCTATATCGATCGGTCCGCTCTTTTCATGTATTTTTCCCGCATTCGGGAATACCCGATGAAAGAAACATCGTGAAGTCACATTGGTGCATACGGATTTTAGTCCCACTTTACTTTTCattcctttttcctttccttccgCAAATAAATATACCATCCCGCCTACCAAGATCCACTCTAGACATAAAAATGTCATTCTGCTTGAaccttttaaaatatttcttcatgaTGACACACTTAAAAAGAAAGTACTACTATACATATTGCCGTGTTTACGCGTTGCGGCACGTGTCAACTCTGGGAAGAGACGCAAATTACGACAGAATTACGTTGTACAGGCACTCTCGTTTCTACTCTTTGAAACTGAAAGGCAAGTTGTCTGTGTATGTAAACTAGAGCCTGGTCCATTTattgtttgaaaaaaaaaaaaaaacgtgcgATGCGTCGTCGAACCGAGCGTGCCGGAGCGTGCACAAATGGGGAGGAACGGCGCGAAAATGTATCGCGATCACGTTTACGTTATAGAGATTAAGTTCGCGCTCAGCATCCGACCGGTAAAATATACCAGGAGAATGTCACGCACCGTAATGCGTCATAATCTGTCGCGCTATAATCACATCACGcatatataaatctatatattatcCTGCATCATCGTAATGCGGCCTCCTTTTACACCTACGTCGTCATCGAGTGAATTACTGTAATACTCGGTAACTGATCGCACGCGCGGTTTCCTCCCTGGAACGTTCGAAAATGCGTCCAGGGATCaatacctttttctttctggTAAATAGGGTTCGCTATCCTGAGGGTTCTGTGCGGTATATCAAAATGGACCgtcgtgaaaattaataatatatgtttccCTGCTACTGCCTAAATAAAGTGGCGGTTGCCATATATACGCATGTGACGTAGGAGAGAAGTCTCTAAAAGACAGGAATACTGAGAATATTGTattgagaaaagaaaagagggagGTTTTTTAACCGCTATGAAAAGAGCAACTCGTTTTGGCGCAGAAAAACGTTCTGTCTCCGCAGCGAAGCGCATTTTTTAGTTTGATGACGTATTGAGAGAGAAATCAAAAGCGCGCTTGATAATTGTCATAGTAGAATTAACGTAGCACTGCAACACTAATTTTCTGATAATATCACGATAACTgccaaaatttatttacatttatttagtacttgagtattttatgtttatatatataataatatatatataattttaaaaaatcattttttaacttgaattaaaatatacataaacaaataataattgtttatgtatattttaattcaagtcaaaaaatgatttcttttaattatttgaatattgaagAATATCTCCCTTGCcgagtaaaattaaaataaagcacAGATGTTCCGGAAAACacaagttttaattttctttgaaacaacatttgttaaaaatcttttgtcttatttcagatattttaattataaaattgatgagaatgaaattaattcttttattaaaacaaccGAACGGCACGTTATGCAGATCGAGGAAAATGCGTCAGTTTCACAAGGAGTAGGGAAGAGCGAGCCAGAAGGCTCTGCGACGAGGGGGTTGAACCGTGGGGTGGCAACCCCGTGATCGGTGGAGGCGCAAGGTATAAAATCGGACGTCGGGTAACCGGAGGTATTCAGTGTCGGTTTGATTCTAAGCTTCGCAGCATCGTTACTTAGAATCTTGAATATCAACGTCACAGATATGCAGCACAACcgatttttcattctcgtAGTCCTTCTGGTATTTTCTACCTCCTTCAACCGTAAGTTAATATTGCGAGCTTCACAATTaactttacatttttctttggtCATTAATAGCTGGACTTAATAACGTACAAATTCCGGTaaagaaattttcatgaaCATTCGCATTGCTTGAACCGATTTTTTAACAGTTAAATTTGCAACaatcaagaaattaaaatactttaataccttattgtttaataaaagtgtcgactaaatatttcaatgaattacatataattgaaaaCTGAAGTGCTTTGACAAAACAACAACATGATCGGTCTAAACAAgacgcaaaattttatttattaatcgattTGGCCTAGATCCAAATACAATTTCGATGTGAGTTCGgttttgaaaaatgtatggCACACGAGAATAGCTTATcgatcaaattatttttaagaaatcaaTATCGAGTGATTATAAATGACACTAACAATGCGCATCATTTAATCTAATATTAAAAGTCATATTTTGTGTATTACCTGGCGAATAATGCTTTAGTTAATTCATTTTCTCTGAGACCAACCTGAAACTCGGTTAGGACAGTTCCCGACGCGGAGTAAAAATAAAGCAGGACGGGGAATTAAGTGCAAAAAGGCTAGGCGGTATgagaaaaaagtattatactaGATTCCCGCAGGAAATCGTTGAGCGCCGCGAGTGCGAGTGTAAATTAAATCGTCAGGGATTATGATGTCCGACCTCTCTGATGGAAAAACGTCGACGACGtcctatttatttttcagttgCCAGATGCTTGGTCGGCCAGCACTTCCAATCCGCCAGAGGCAAGGAACTCGCATGAGTGTCACCTACTTTTATAACTTTTCTGTGACATTTTTCacatcataattttaattggttTACACGTCCCAGATAAAACGCAAGCGTTACAATTATCCGTGCAGATGATATTTCCACCTacgaaatttccttttaatattcttttttcgaTATTCCTGTAACGCATGAGCGCGCTATTAACTGTATGTTTAACTTTATCTTGATTTAGTTGAACAGTTATGTTTTTACTCAAATggattataatacatatttattcaaacCTCCAgcgaaaagttttttttattttttaatgttttttctgaaaatattgttattcatgcttgaagtattttttaaatttcgagcatatttcatatttagttttatgtttccaacataaattattattgccatatttttaaaatgctTCACAAAATATCTATGCGTAGCAGCACatgaaatattctattttttcacttCACATGCAAGCGAACGTAAGCATGCCGGCAAAGTCTTCGTATTGATGGAATCAACTTGAGTTTTATGTTCTTTATCATGCTGCTTAAATTTTTACTATTGTGATTAAACCTATTCTTGAAGATTCTATATCAAGAGTAATGATAGATGCATTACAAAAGGATTTAGATAATTAAGACAGTTAAAATAcagcaaaaaaagaaaggaatatGATGCTATAATTTTCAAGGAgaatgcaatttaaataattttaggcGTATTCTAATCAGTTATTACTTCACTTTCGACATTCCAGAGgctcaaaaattaaaagtcaACGATAGGCGGTCCGCTGGACTGGTACCATATCCCAGGATTGGCCGGAATTCGGAAATGGCGACCTTGCCCAGATCGGAACGCGCTTTGGGAATGATACATCAGCCGCGAATTGGACGATCTGACAGTTTAGGCAATTTGAATCGATTCCACGATTTATCGGCCGACGATATTGAGTTCTACATTATGCACGATATGGATCCTGATCTTCTAGATCTCGATTACGAAGGTGCGAGGGAACTTTCTCAAAGCAATCTTAAAGCGTTaagataatattacatatttgatCATTTCGGAATTGTTTCTAAGTTTCtccgaaatttaatttaaaattattttataaataaagatgttcataggaataataataataatcttacaagagagagagagagagagagaaagagagatcaaagattattagaatttataagaataattacaCGAATAAATGACAATACATTTTTGGAATAATTGAAAGTTTAACAATACGAGTCACGAGTTGctgcaaaatatttcaatatataaacGGTGTCAAGTAGATCCTATCGTGTAACATTTGATACATCACATATTTGAcgctgttattaattaaagtggCTTTTACTGAATTGAAATCTGAACGGAATCTGCGGAAAAATACAAGCGCGAATATGTTGCGGGacaatgtaatattttgtgGCGCGTACTTGTAGTTTTTAATGAGTCAATTTTAACGATGTCCTGTTGCCTGCCTCGTAGAATCTCGTTTGTTGCTCTTAAACTGCATGCGATATaggtaaaaatatacatatacatagataTTGTATACTTTTATCATCTATGAATATTCATGCTTGTTAATTGCATTCTTTCATGTAGAATATGCGAACCGACCGATAGCATTTAAGCATACCGACAAAATGCAAAAGGACGGTTCCTGGTTAGTGCCCGATCATGTACACGGATATAAGGATCACCATTTTGCGCAAAAGATCGACTATCCTCGATCATACTACTCTGCTTTGCGAGGTATGAATTAAAAGATCACGTTTCTCTTTATTAcctttattaaaagattacGTTTCTCTTACGTATGATCGTTAATTGATTCGTTAATTCTAAATAGACCGTAAATATAATGCACATAgtacaaaatttacaaaaatagcTTCGAGTttttaaaatcgattttattgaaaacgcGAAAGcctgaaaatgttattatttcatCTTAACAATACGACAGCAAGAATTTATTGTATCAACGAATGCCGACATCTTTGTTGCATATGAATATTGTAGGTATTTGAATGTTGAAGTAGCGATCATATTatcttcattaaattaaatattctcttAGGAGACACTTGTCGCAAGCGTTCAATAGATATCGACGTCACGTTTATTCTTTGACATTATGCGAGTCGTTTTGCCATGAAGAAATCAaagaactcgcgcgcgcgtcacacGACTTCATTAATCCTTAAATACGAACAATTTAAGACGGTCCACGTGCGACTCGTCTGCAGTGTATGATTGATCTCTTTCCAGATTCTCGAAATACTCAAGGTCAAGGAGGCTACACTCCAAGATTGGGTCGCGAGAACGAGCATGACACCGCGAGTTTCCTGTAACTCACTTACTTTCGCTACGTGTCCTCGCGAATTCGGCGGATGTTAACCGGTGGAAGAGGAACCTCTCGTCAAAATTGTCATCAGGAACGTAACTTGTGATGCTTTTGATTGTTCCCCTATCCTCATTTGCATCGGCGACCCACCTTGTCCCCGCACTTTGTATGCAGTTGATGCGGCACAATACATAATCTGCATTTAAATACTGCAGTTTATATCATCTTGTACGAAACCCTCGCCTTCTGCCATCaccaatatcaatttttttccacGAAGAAGATCGATCCTGAAGTTATTCGATCACGGTGCAATTTTGTTTGAATTTCCGCCCGAAAGTATTCGATGCAATTTGACGCTAGGTTTTTGTACAAAACGTCAAAGAGAATAAAAGTTTAGTTTGTACCATATACTGAACTAATTGGTGATTTGTTTCATGTATATGCTTGCACAGATTCAATTGCAAATTGTGATGGgttctaattttttttacgGCTATTTGATTACACATACTTGTATgttcaatttttctattactaataataattgacaTTTAGTGTAATATCTCTCAATTTATGCTGCAAGTAGTAGCCAATTAGGTAAaatcttgtaaaaaaacaatctGTGTagctttgttttatttttgatgtATAAATTGGATACAGAAAAACAATATCATGTgttgtttcaatttttcaatgcaTTCGTATTGATTTCTCGTCTGAAAAACTTATCTATTTATCGTCGATATCGTTGAAATGAATGTTATAACCGAACTTTGTGGACATAATAACAGCGCGTCAATCGCGGAGTGCACAATGAGCGCAATGAGACAACACACAACAATGACtcaatgtatataaaattcaatgattttattaattgacaAAGTGTTCATAATGAATATATCCATGTGTAAACGGCGTGCGCGCAATCGGCAACGTCCAAGTCGCGCGTGTGCACGAATGtgtaatgtaataacaaatatatacacacgtagAGTACGTAACAAACTAGTGATATACTTTGGAGAATGAATGGGAGGAAGATAATGAGGCGCGGCCGTACGCTCGCGCTAGTCGAAGGTCCATCGTTGAAGAAATAGCTGTGAAGTATGTACAAACGTCTCACCCCGCTTCGTATTATTTAGCAGACTAGAAGAGACTTATTAGATCTAACGTTTTCTCACGCAACCCTCTCTCCGTCACTCACACGCGCTCGTTGTGAGCGCGAGCGGCCGCGGGCAGTTGGCCGAACAAGCGAACAAGGCAGGCAGACAAGCATAGACAGACAGATATTCGATAGGTCGGACAGTCATGGCCGATATCGGCTCTCGATCAGATGCTCCGTATACCATCCTCGTGATATGCCGACTCGATGCCGGGATATCGATTTCCCCTCGATCCCTTTCCCCGCATACTCGCTGTTACACGCCAGGGGGGAAGGACTGTCCGACTTCGACTGCACCCGCGGGAAATGTGTAATCACGACTGCGTTCGCACCCTTTCCCTTTTCGCGAGGCGTCGAGCCATCCATCGATAATTACTTGATCGCGCGGTCTATCTATCGGTTTCAGAAGTATTTGACAAAAATGTACACCGACATCTGCTAATCGTTCCTTGCAGACTGTCCGCTTCTCGGCTTCGCAATCCTTCGCGATCAAACGAAAATGGTTTTTGTTTGATCGAGAAATGTCGTCTAGATGTGCTCTACACACATTATGTTTTCGtagatacaatacaaaagtTCAAAAGATGCTTTAAAAATACTGAAGACGCTTGTATGATGTCTTTTGGACAATTGTCTGGATTTTAATCAATGTTTCGTCAAATCATTAAGTGAGCTTTGGTTTATCagcttttataataaatcgcTAAATTCGCTGCACAAATAGGGGACGACATATTCGAggattaatgataaaatttttaagaaattttatcatcTGCGAGAGAAATGACGTGGTCTATTTCCATAAACAGACgctatttattgaaattttgatttaataaatgGCAGTCTGGAGTTGCGATCAATATTCTGAAACTACAACGAAGCTTTCGGCGCCCCCGTGATGACCCAGCGAGAATGTAATGCGGGGATGAAAGTTCGCCGATACAGTGAACGCGACCCGCAGCATTGTCAAATTTGCGACACGGACGCATGATACGCAGGATAATTCGATGTGCCCTTGAAATTCCCGCCAGAGAAACGTATACGGACCCCACGTTCGAAGCACATGTGTCCTCGAGGAATCAGTCCGTGAGTGATTCCTGACACAGTCAATATTATCACGCGCTAATTGTCGCAATCCAATAATATCCGGCCGATAATGGACAGTCCGCAGTATATCCGTAACGTTATTAACGGAATATCATCGATTGCGAGATTGGTACGCGACATCACGGTGCGACGTGAGGGTAGGTGTTGCCTCAGAGGGAGACGAACTCGTGCGGTGGCTGGAGGATTCGCggaggtggcggcggcgacagCCGCAGGTCCACGTCCGTCAGGGAGAACGCGGAGCTACCGTTGGCTGTGATACGCGGCCCCATATTGTCATAAGGCGAGCCAGTGGCCACTTCGGCGGAGCGTAGGGCCCGGCGCGGCAGCGTGGCGAAGCTGGAGACGTTGACGGCTCCAGCAGACGGCAGGACTTTGCTGCCAGCCGAGATAGAAGCCGCGGTGCCACTGACCGCGTGGACGGGGATGTCGAGCAGGTCCGGGTAACAGCGGTCCGACGACGCGTCCTGCGGCAGCGACACGGAGATGAAGATGTTGCCGAAGATGCCGGTCGGCAGCACGCCAGTGGTGaattccggcggggggggtGGGAATATgctggcggcggtggcggcggtggcacATGGAACTGCTCGAATGGTATTCACTGTGCTGTCCGCGGGTCGCAGTCGCTCGACGGTGACGGCGGCCGCAGCCATGGGGTCGCAGATGGACCCACGTTCAGCTAGCTCGAGGTCACCGGTGCTGCACGCCTCCCCGAGGCTGCCGTGACCGCTGCCGCGGTCGTTACTGTTACCCGGAGTCGTGGTGGTGGTCACGGACAGGTCTAGCAGTTTCTTCTCCTGGTCACCGAAACTGCCGCTGCCCTGCAGCTTCACCTTCTCTCGCTTGCTCTGTCGGCGGCTGCCGCCGCACAGGCACAGGGCTAGTAGGACTGCCGAGATGGAAGCACACGCGGCGGCCGCACCGCCACCCGCAAGGCTCACCCAGAGCAGCCAGTTGTCGCTCTGCGAGAGGGTTGGCGCCGTATAGACGCGAGGTATCGCCACGTTGACGGAATCCCGTGCGATGCCGGCGATGTTCCGCGCGAAACAGACGTACTCGCCGGCGTCGCTGTCGCTGGCGTTGTAGACGGTCAGGTTGCTCCATCGATCGGCGACGGTCCGCGATGGTGCGGATTTATCGCTGGAAGGCGCGCCGACCTCGGACGTCGCGTAAACCAGGGTGCCCGTGTACGGTTGATCGGTCGTCTTCGTGGCATTGACCGGTCCGCCATTAAGCTGCCACCAGACTTCCGGCTCGGGATCGCCGCTCGCCAGGCACGCCAGGCTGAGGTTACCGTTGGTCTCCTCCTGTATGCTGTTCGCTAGGACGAACACCTCCGGCTCGCAGGCGAACTCTGTGATCTTCACGTCCTCCCATCTGCGACCTTCCAGTCTCGGTGGACCCGAACAGATCTGCGGCACGGAGTACAGCTTGCTGGGCGCGTCGGGGATCAGCCACATGCGGAAACCACGCAGCCGGCAGTCGCATCTCCACCGGTTGCCTTCCATCGTTAAAGTTTTTAGCTTCTTCAGATTGGATATCACCGACGCTTCCAGGTACTCCAACTGATTGCCGTCCAACTTGAGGAACTCCAGATCGGTCAACCGGGCGAAGGCCTGGCCGTGTATCTCTGTCAGGGAGCATCGCTGCAGCTCTAGATTCCGCAGATGCTGCAGCACAGGGAACTGCATGCTGCTCAGGATACCAAGCGGATTCCCGCTGAGTATCAGGATGCGCAACCGCTCGTTGCCGAGGAACGTGTTCGGCTCGAGAGTCGTCACGTGATTATCCGACAGATCGATCTCGATGAGTATCCTCATGTCCTTGAAGGAGTCCGCGTGGATTTCGTGGATGCCG
Protein-coding sequences here:
- the LOC105277039 gene encoding CAPA peptides isoform X2, which produces MQHNRFFILVVLLVFSTSFNQAQKLKVNDRRSAGLVPYPRIGRNSEMATLPRSERALGMIHQPRIGRSDSLGNLNRFHDLSADDIEFYIMHDMDPDLLDLDYEEYANRPIAFKHTDKMQKDGSWLVPDHVHGYKDHHFAQKIDYPRSYYSALRDSRNTQGQGGYTPRLGRENEHDTASFL
- the LOC105277039 gene encoding CAPA peptides isoform X1, which produces MQHNRFFILVVLLVFSTSFNLARCLVGQHFQSAREAQKLKVNDRRSAGLVPYPRIGRNSEMATLPRSERALGMIHQPRIGRSDSLGNLNRFHDLSADDIEFYIMHDMDPDLLDLDYEEYANRPIAFKHTDKMQKDGSWLVPDHVHGYKDHHFAQKIDYPRSYYSALRDSRNTQGQGGYTPRLGRENEHDTASFL
- the LOC105277040 gene encoding leucine-rich repeat-containing protein 24 produces the protein MLVTRCHPLGGRILLALFLLTGCFALLSRAAAFPDWTDCPAVCRCKWTSGKKSALCPDAGLTSLPASLDPDMQVLDLSGNRIPALQAEIFKRVGLVNLQRVFLRNAGIHEIHADSFKDMRILIEIDLSDNHVTTLEPNTFLGNERLRILILSGNPLGILSSMQFPVLQHLRNLELQRCSLTEIHGQAFARLTDLEFLKLDGNQLEYLEASVISNLKKLKTLTMEGNRWRCDCRLRGFRMWLIPDAPSKLYSVPQICSGPPRLEGRRWEDVKITEFACEPEVFVLANSIQEETNGNLSLACLASGDPEPEVWWQLNGGPVNATKTTDQPYTGTLVYATSEVGAPSSDKSAPSRTVADRWSNLTVYNASDSDAGEYVCFARNIAGIARDSVNVAIPRVYTAPTLSQSDNWLLWVSLAGGGAAAACASISAVLLALCLCGGSRRQSKREKVKLQGSGSFGDQEKKLLDLSVTTTTTPGNSNDRGSGHGSLGEACSTGDLELAERGSICDPMAAAAVTVERLRPADSTVNTIRAVPCATAATAASIFPPPPPEFTTGVLPTGIFGNIFISVSLPQDASSDRCYPDLLDIPVHAVSGTAASISAGSKVLPSAGAVNVSSFATLPRRALRSAEVATGSPYDNMGPRITANGSSAFSLTDVDLRLSPPPPPRILQPPHEFVSL